Genomic DNA from Desulfobulbaceae bacterium:
CTCCTACGGACCGGACGCAAAGATTAAGTTGATGGTATTCAATCCTGATTTGGTACTTCTCGACATGACAGAAAACGATAATGATGCCATTAACATGAGCATCCAAATAAAAAGCACCGAAGAATTCAATAAAATTAAGCTGGTGGCAATAACCTCTGACCAATTGCTTGAACTATACAAAAATAGAGCTGTTGCATGTGGAATAGATGAAATACTCCCTTATTCAATGAACTTAACATTGTGCACAAAAAGTATTATTTCTCATAATGGTCTTGAGTACTGAAATTCATATTAATACTATAACTATGAGTAGAAAATGAAAAAAAATAGTTCATATTACTCAAGAATAAAAAAAAGGTTTTCGATTACATTTATTTTAATAGCGTTACTTCCGCTACTGATGATCTCGTGGAGTTCATCACAATTTTATCAAAATTCATATTTAACAGATACAACCAACGGCCTGAAGAGAATTGCAGTAGACAGGACAGAAGTAATTAATCTTTTCATTAACGACCAGAAAATACTGTTACTCCAACTCATCCAACTTTATTCCTACAATGATTTTTCAAACCAAGATGAACTAGATAGAATATTTTCTGCAGTATCAAAAGGTGGCATTGTTGATTTGGGAGTCATTGATGCAGCCGGAAAGCATGTAACCTATGTTGGCCCATATCGGCAAAAACTTATCGATAAAAACTATGCCGATGCAGAGTGGTTCCAAGAAGTTATGGTTAATGGGAGCCACATCAGCGACATTTTTCTCGGTTTTCGTGGTGTGCCCCATCTTGTGGTTGCGGTATCAGATCCACTAAAAAAATGGGTATTGCGTGCCACTATCAATTCGGAACTACTCAATGGTTTCTTACAAAGCGCCAAGATCGGCGAAAAAGGTGATGCCTTTATTGTTAACCGGACAGGAAAATTGCAAACTCCCGACCGGTTCAACACCGATAGCCTGACCGAGGACGAAAAAAAACTACTTGGCTACCATACTGGCTCTGAAGTCACTGAGATCAACAACTTTATCTATGTAACAAACTGGCTCAAAGACGGAGACTGGCTCCTGCTAATCAAACTAGAAACCAAAAGTGTCTTTGAGGTGTTTTATCATGCACGCAACATGGACCTTTTTACCCTGCTTGGCGCCTCACTAATGATCATTGCCGCATCGATCGTAATAATTCGGCATATGGTTAACAAAATTGAAGTCGCGGACCGAGAAAGAGCGGGCATTGACAGCCAAATGCTCCAGGTCGAAAAGATGGCGTCACTTGGCAGAATGGCGGCTGGTGTCGCCCATGAGGTAAACAATCCTCTGCAATTGATCACAGATCAGTCCGGGTGGATTGGAGAGCTTCTGGATGAAGAAGATCCCGAAAAGTTGATGCACTTGAGTGAATACCGTAAATCTATTGCCAAAATCAAATTACATGTATCACGAGCCAGCTGCGTCACCCACAGACTGCTGGGATTTTCACGAAAGATCGAAGCTGAAAAGGAATCGGTAAATATTAATCTTCTTATTGAAGAGGTGATCTCTTTTATTGAAAACTCGGCAATGAATAGTGATATCACCATCAATAAATACCTGCAAAATGATATCCCGACCATCATGACTGACGGCGCTCAAATTCAGCAGGTTATTCTGAATATTCTAAACAATAGCATGGATGCCATAAGCAAACATGGAACAATAGACATAACAAGCAAAGTCGATGGGCAGAACATCCTGGTTGATTTCGGTGATACCGGCCCAGGAATCAACCCTGAAATTATGGACAATATATTCGACCCGTTCTTTACCACAAAAGAACCGGGAAAAGGAACGGGCTTAGGTTTATCTATCAGTTACAACATCACCCAATCCTTAGGAGGTTTGATTGAAGTACGAAACAAAAAAAATGGCGGAGCCATTTTCACCTTAAAACTACCGATTATCAAACTGTGTAATCTCGGATTAAAAAAATAGCTTCACCTTACAAAACCATAATAACCCAGGCAGTTACGTTTATTTTACCACAAAAAAAGGAGAAATGAATATGACGAATTTCAAGGTGTTGATCGTAGATGACGAACAAGATTTTCTAGAGACAACTACCAAGAGAATGCAAAAAAGAAACATCCAATGCGAAACTGCAAGTAGCGGCAAAGAAGCTATTGAGAAGATTAACACCGGTGACTTTGATGTTGTACTGCTGGATGTAAAGATGCCCGGCATGGATGGCGTCGAAACATTGAGGGAGATCAAGCGAATCAAGCCACTTATCGAGGTGGTCATGCTTACAGGCCATGCCTCGGTTGAATCCGGGATAGAGGGAATGAAGTTAGGGGCCTTCGATTATCTAATGAAACCGATGGAACTTGACCCCTTGCTGGAGAAAATCAAGGATGCCTATGCGAAGAAACGCATCCAAGAAGAAAAGATTGAACTGGCACAGATAAAAAAGCACATGAGCATGCCAAGCTAAACCAACGAGTCAGCCCCCACCCTTGTTCCAGTTTTACTCCATCACCAGCGAATAACTAGAGGGAAAAGACTCCAATGTCACGGCGAAATGACTAAGTGGGCGAGCATGCCTGCGTAGCCAAAAATAATCTACCTTAGTTACCAACCACAACACCTCAAGGAGAAAAGAAAGAAAATGAACATTATCAAAGAGATCGGTCAATTCATGATGATGGGAGCGAGGGCCCATGCCCACTGGGAGATTGAGACCTCGCAACGAATCATCCGCGACCCCAAGCGACTCGTTATCCTAGGACTGCTCTGCCTGCCGATCATGTTGTTCGGAGTCGCTTACGCCGAGGACATCTCCGGCATACTCCCCTCGTTCATCGGCGGTAAAACTGCGTACTCACCAGCCTTCTATACCCCAACCATCTTTTTCGCCTCTATCGGCGTCGGTATCTGCGCCGGTTTGATTACCGGCTGCATCGGCGCTGGCGGCGGTTTCATCATCGCCCCCGCCCTGATGAGCGCCGGCGTCAAAGGTATCCTTGCTGTCGGCACCGACCTCTTCCACATCTTTGCCAAGGCGATCATGGGTAGCGTCCTGCACCGCAAGATGGGCAACATCTCGATCGGCCTGGCCTTGTGGTTCATCCTGGGATCCATGGGCGGAGCCACCCTTGGCGGCTCCATCAACCGCAGCATCTATGACGCCAATCCGGTAATGAGTGATGCCTTCATCACCTCTATCTACGTTTTCATGCTGGGCTTTTTGTCATTTTATTCCCTGATGGACTTCTTTAAAGCCCGTAAGGCCGCTGCCGGACTGGCCCAGAAATCAGAAGAAGAGCAGAAAATATTCAAGGCGGGAACCATGACCGGCCTTGCCCAGAAACTGCAAGGAATGAATATCCCGCCTATGGTTCATTTTGATCAAAGCATCGTCCCAGGCGGCCGTAAGCTTTCAGCTTGGTTTCTGATTCTTTCCGGGGCCTTTGTCGGCCTGGCAGCCGCCATCATGGGAGTCGGCGGTGGCTTCCTGACTTTCCCCATTTTCGTCTACGCGTTAGGTGTTTCTTCCGCCACCACAGTCGGCACCGATATCTTCCAAATCATCTTCACCGCCGGTTACGCTGGACTTGGCCAGTACGCCATCTATGGTTTCATCTTCTACACCCTGGCCATGGGAATGTTACTGGGCTCACTGATCGGTATCCAGATCGGCTCCTTGGTAACAAAAGTGGTTCCTGGCCAGACGATCTGCGGTTTCTACGCCACCGCAGTTATGGCAGGTTTCATCAACCGGGTCTTCGCCTTGCCGGTCAAACTTGCAAAGATGGGGTTAATCCCCCTCGACCCCGACACCGGAAAACTCCTCGAAAATATAGGCATCTATGCCTTCTTTATTGTAATTTCGGTATTTTCACTTTGGGTTTTTTGGACGTTTTTTTCAAATATTAAAACTTTAAAAGGTGAAGGACACAGTACTCACGGGAAGGAGGCACACGCATGATTGCCAATAAAAAGGAATTCAGCTTAGGGCTTGTTCTGTTTGTCGGCTTCTGGGGCTTGTTCATAGTACTGATGTCGCCGGTATTTGCCGGCAAGAATCTCTTGGATTATATG
This window encodes:
- a CDS encoding response regulator codes for the protein MTNFKVLIVDDEQDFLETTTKRMQKRNIQCETASSGKEAIEKINTGDFDVVLLDVKMPGMDGVETLREIKRIKPLIEVVMLTGHASVESGIEGMKLGAFDYLMKPMELDPLLEKIKDAYAKKRIQEEKIELAQIKKHMSMPS
- a CDS encoding sulfite exporter TauE/SafE family protein, whose product is MNIIKEIGQFMMMGARAHAHWEIETSQRIIRDPKRLVILGLLCLPIMLFGVAYAEDISGILPSFIGGKTAYSPAFYTPTIFFASIGVGICAGLITGCIGAGGGFIIAPALMSAGVKGILAVGTDLFHIFAKAIMGSVLHRKMGNISIGLALWFILGSMGGATLGGSINRSIYDANPVMSDAFITSIYVFMLGFLSFYSLMDFFKARKAAAGLAQKSEEEQKIFKAGTMTGLAQKLQGMNIPPMVHFDQSIVPGGRKLSAWFLILSGAFVGLAAAIMGVGGGFLTFPIFVYALGVSSATTVGTDIFQIIFTAGYAGLGQYAIYGFIFYTLAMGMLLGSLIGIQIGSLVTKVVPGQTICGFYATAVMAGFINRVFALPVKLAKMGLIPLDPDTGKLLENIGIYAFFIVISVFSLWVFWTFFSNIKTLKGEGHSTHGKEAHA